GAGGTAGGCGATGGCGAAACCCAGCGGGCTGAACACCAGCACGCCGGCGAGCTGGACGGCGCCCAGCAGCAGCCAGGTGCGTACCGGCAGGTCGACGTTGCCGGCGACGGCGGCCAGCACCGACATGGCGAGAACGATGAGGGCGCCGTGCACCAGCGCGGCCCCCGCCTTGCCGACGAGGTAGACACTCGTGGGCAGCGGCGTCGCCCGCAGGGTACGGACCCAGCCGCGCCCGCGCTCCTTGGCCACGTCCTCGCCGAACACGAAGACCGCCAGCGACACGACGCCGTAGGCGGTGAGCGAGACCAGCATGGCGGCGCCCACCGCGGTGCCGCCGGGCAGCCGGCTGGAGGCGTTGGGCAGGCCGAACATCGCGTAGAGCAGCACGGGGATGACCACCGCGCCGACGGCGAAGTCGGCCGTGCGCAGGCTCGAGCGCAGCTGGGTCAGGGTCTGCAGCGCCAGCAGGCCGGCCCGGCCGCCGTTCGGGCGGGCGTCGATCCCGGCCGTGGAGGTGTGGGTGGTGCTCATCGGTCTGCTCCTTCGTGCGCGGTGGAGATCTCTTCGGTCAGGGCGAGGAAGACGTCCTCGATGTCCCGCTCCCCGGTGAGCTGGGCGGGCGGGGCGTCCGCCCGCACACGTCCGCCGGCGAGGACGACGACACGGTCGGCGACCGCCTCGGCCTCGGTGAGGTCGTGGGTGGCGAACAGGACGGTGGCGCCGTCCGCGACGCTGGCCCGGGCCTGCCGCCAGAACGACCGGCGGGAGGCGACGTCCATGGCGGCGGTCGGCTCGTCGAGGAGCAGCAGCTCCGGGGCGCCGACCAGGGCGAGGGCGAGCAGCAGGCGCTGGCGTTCCCCGCCGGACAGCGCGGTGACGGTGCGGCCGGCCCGCGTGGTCAGGGAGGTGCGGTGCAGCACCTCTGCCACGGGCAGCGCCCGCGGGTAGGACCGGCCGATCAGGCGCACCAGCTCACGCACGGTGACCTGCTCGGGCAGACCGGCGGCCTGCAGCATGGCGCCGATCCGGCCCGGCAAGGTCCCGGGCTCCGCACCCAGCACGCGCACGTGCCCGGCGGTGGGCCGGACGAGCCCGAGGAGCACCTCGAACGCGGTGGTCTTCCCGGCCCCGTTCGGCCCCAGCAGGGCGACGATCTCGCCGCGGGCGACGACGAGGTCGAGCGTGTCCAGGGCCCGGACGTCGCCGTAGCTCTTCGTGATCCCGGTCATCTCGATGACGGTCATCTCGGCCTCCTTCGGCTCACCACCACGCTAGGAAGCGGGGGACGCGGCCACCTGTGCCAGTGGTCATCGGCTGCACCCGTGACCTCCGGCAGGGGCGCCCGCCGGCCTGCCGCCCGTAGCATCGGCGTGTGCAGGCGCGCGACGACGAGCGGCTCAGCGCCACCACCGGCGTGGTCGGCACGCTGGCGGTGGGCCTGTTCGCGCTCGTGGCGGGCGCGACGGGCGACGCCGCGCCACCGGGCGCGGCCTGGTGGACGGCGTACCTGCTGTACCTCCTCGTGTTCGCGGTGGCCTCGGGGATCGTCGTCCCACAGCCCCGGTGGCTGCCCGACCCGGCAGTGGTCGCGGCCCTGCTCGTCCTGGGCCTGACCACCTGGTTCCTCGACCCCGACCTCGGGTGGACCGCCGTGCTGCTGGTGGTCACCGCCGCGGCCGCCGCGTACGCGCTGACGCGCGCGGCCGTCGTCGCGGTGATCGCCGTGCAGACGGTGGGCATCGCCGCGGGTAGCGCCGTGGCCGGCGTCGAGGCGAGCGCGAACGTGCTCATCACGATGATCTACGCCTGCTTCATGGCCTTCGCCGCGCTGACCGTCCTCGCGACCCGGCGAGAGGCCGCGGCCCGCGCCGACCTGGCCGCCGCGCACGCCGACCTGCGGGCGGCCACCGCACTGCTGGGCGCCTCCTCGCGGGAGGCGGAACGGCTGCGGATCTCGCGCGACCTGCACGACGTCGTCGGGCACCGCCTGACCGCGCTCGCCCTCGAGCTCGAGGTCGCCGCTCACCGGGCGACGGGCCCGGCCGCCGAGCACGTGACGCGGGCGCGGACCATCGCCAAGGACCTCCTCGCCGACGTGCGCGTCACGGTCGGAGGCCTGCGTGAGGCACCCGGCGGTCTGGAGACGATCCTGCGCGAGCTGGTCACCGACCTGCCCGGGCTGGCCGTGGACCTGGAGGTGGACGAGCAGGTGCCGGTCGGCGAGCGGCAGGCCGTCGCCGTCGTGCGCTGCGTGCAGGAGATCGTCACGAACACCCTGCGTCACGCCAAGGCCGGGTACCTGGAGATCGCGGTGGTCGCGGACGAGACGGGCGTCGCGGTGACGGCGCGCGACGACGGCCGCGGCACCGCGCAGCTGCGCCCGGGCCACGGCCTGGTGGGGATGACCGAGCGGATCGAGCAGCTGGGCGGGCAGCTGACGCTGGATCCAGGGCCGGGGCGCGGCTTCGGCGTCACCGCGAGGATCCCGGCGACATGATCAAGGTGGCCGTGGTCGACGACCAGACCCTGGTGCGCCAGGGCATCCGCAGCCTGCTCGCGCTGAGCGCGGCGGTGGAGATCGTGGGCGAGGGCGGCGACGGCGACGAGGCGCTCGAGCTGCTCGACACCCACGAGGTGGACGTGCTGCTCCTGGACCTGCGGATGCCGGGCCGGGACGGCATCGCCACCCTGGAGGCGCTGCGCGAACGCGGCTCGACCGTGCCGGTGCTCGTGCTGACGACGTTCGACGACGACGAGCTGGCGCTGCGAGCGCTGCGGGCGGGGGCCCGGGGGTACCTGCTCAAGGACGTCACGCTGGAGCAGCTCATCGGGGCGATCGAGACGCTCGCTGCCGGCGGCACGCTGCTGCAGCCGGCGCTGACCGAGCGGTTGCTGCGCGCCGTCGCCAGCCGGGGCCCGCAGGTGGGGGGCTTCGACCGGCCCGAGCCGCTGACCGCACGCGAGCTGGACGTGCTGCGTCTGGTCGCCGCCGGCTACTCCAACCGCGAGGTCGCCGAGGCGCTGTACCTCGCGCCGGGCACCGTGAAGAACCATGTCACTGCCGTGCTGCTCAAGCTCGGAGTGCGGGACCGCACCCGCGCGGTGCTGCGCGCCCTGGAGCTGGGCCTGCTGGAAGGCCCTGCACGGCAGGGGTGAAGTACCGGGGCGAGGGGCCCGCTGTCGGCCTACCGCCGTGACACGCTGCCCGAACCGCTCACCTGGCTGTTCACCTGGGCGTCGCCGGTGTAGGTGATGTCGCCGCTGCCGGAGACGCGCGCGTCGAGGGTGCCGTCGACGGCGACGTCGGCGCTACCGGAACCGGCGACTTCCACCGTGGCCGAGTCGCTGGTCAGGTCCTCGCCCGCGTAGTCGCCCGAGCCCGTGATCCTCGCCCGCTGGGTACCAGCGCGGCCGTCTGCGCGCACCGTCCCGGAGCCGGTCACCTCGACCGTGAGGTCGTCCACCGCGACGTCATGGAACGAGATCGACCCGGAGCCCGAGCTCCTCAGCTCCAAGGCGGTCCCGGTCTCCACGCCGGCCTCGACGTCACCGGAACCCGTGACCGTCACGGCGTGGACCTCGGGGAGCACCAGCTCGTAGCGGACATCCCCGAACCCCAGGATCCGCGAGCCGGTCGCGCCCAGCTCGAGGACACCGTCGCGCACGTCGCTGGAGAGCTGGTCCAGGATGTTCTCCCCGGCCGTCACGGTGAGTCCCGTGGTCTCGCCCTGACGGATGATGAGGTCGCCGGCGGTGGCGAGGACGACGGCGGTGGCACCCGCCACGTCCCGCTCCTCGCTCGTGGCCGGCCCGGCGTCGATCCCGGCGGAACAGGCTGTCAGCACCGCCGCGCCGCCAGTCAAGCCGGCGGCCAGGCCGATCCTCAGGTTGCGTCTCATGCCGGACCCTCTCGTCCACTGCCAGAGTGCCACCGCCGGGGTGTGCAGGCTTTCCATCGGCGTGCCGGGCTCCGACCTCGATGATCGGCCCTCGCGCTGACCGTCTATGGCCGGGGCCCCTTCGGGTGATCCGGACCCGGTTCGAACGCCGCACCAGGCATACCCTCCGCACCCTCGGACGGACTGTGATCCTCCGCGTCCCCGCGGCGTTTCTGAGCGACCAGCCGCTTCGCCGATCCCGGGCCGATCGCTGGTGGACGTCCACGGAGGTTGTCGACGAGGCGCGCGATGACCGCGGCGACGGGTACCGCGAGAAAGGCACCGAGGATGCCCATGAGCACCGCTCCGGCAGTCACCGAGAAGATGATGACCAACGGATGCAGGGAGATCGTTCGGCCCTGGATGAACGGTTGGAGCACATGACCTTCGAGCTGCTGGACGAGGAGGACGACGCCGAGCACGAGCAGCGCGATGAGCGGCCCCCGGTCGGCGAGTGCCACCACCACGGCGACGGACCCGGAGAGAAAGGCACCCACGATCGGGAAGAGCCCGCCGATGAAGACCAGCACGGCCAGGGGGAGGACGAGCGGGACCCCGAGCAGCCACAGCCCGAGGCCGATGAAAATGGCATCCACCAGAGCCACAAGTATCTGAGCGCGGAAGAAGGCGCCAACCGTCCAGAAGGACTGGGCGGCTACGAGGTCGACCCGCGGCTGGTGACGCTCAGGTACGAAGTCCAGGAAGCCTTGCCAGATGCGCCGACCGTCCTTGAAGAAGAAGAAGAGGACGACGAGCATGAGAACGAGCCCGGCGACGAAGTTCCCGACGGCTTCAGCGGCGTTCAGACCTTGGGTGAGCGCGCCGCCGCTCGTCAGCCCGTTTCCAGCTTCGGCGACGAGATCGCTGACGCCCGTGATGTTGCCGGGGAGCGCCGACCAGTCGACGTTCCGTTCAAGCTGGTCCAGACCTGAGACGACCGAGGCGACGATCTCGGGCCACTGGTCGATGAGCGCGTTGGTGATGAATGCCGCTGCCCCTGCCACCGCTGCCAGCAGGAACAGCAGCATGAGGAGCGCGACGACGGCGTTCGGGATCCGGGTGGCCCGCAGGCGAGACGCCAGCGGGTCGAGCAGGGCCGCCGGAAAGAGCGCAAGCACGAACGGCGTCAGGATGATGCTCACCCGGCTGGCGACGTAGACGAGCCCGACCAGCAGAATGACGACGCCGATCGCCGTCCACACGCGGCGCCCCCACAGGGCGGCAGGCGACGATTCCTGCGGCATGAGGTGAGTATTCATCACCCTGGGAATGCCTGCGCGGCCGAACCTGTTCCACGTCCTCTTGTGTGGCGGACCGGCACCGCCTGTGGCGTCGGTTCTGACGCGCCGACGTAGGATTGAGGTGTCCGCGACGCTCCCGTCCCGCCCGGGGCGGGCGCTTGCGGGGCGACCCGAGGAGGCGGTCATGGCCGTCGGACCAGAGGCGGTCCGCCCACCCGAGACGGGGGCACCGGACACAGAGGAAACCTCCCCGAGCAGCCAGGCCCGGACGCCGCGGTCACGCGCGGGCGCCGCGTGGGTCGGCATCTGCGT
This window of the Georgenia yuyongxinii genome carries:
- a CDS encoding ABC transporter permease — its product is MSTTHTSTAGIDARPNGGRAGLLALQTLTQLRSSLRTADFAVGAVVIPVLLYAMFGLPNASSRLPGGTAVGAAMLVSLTAYGVVSLAVFVFGEDVAKERGRGWVRTLRATPLPTSVYLVGKAGAALVHGALIVLAMSVLAAVAGNVDLPVRTWLLLGAVQLAGVLVFSPLGFAIAYLARPRAATVVANVIFLPLAFASGFFVPLGELPAVLGDIAQVLPTCHFGQLAYRLVMPEGDIAYWTGATVAPVAVNLAWVVGSAVVLGSLALLAARREAVTRRG
- a CDS encoding AI-2E family transporter, yielding MPQESSPAALWGRRVWTAIGVVILLVGLVYVASRVSIILTPFVLALFPAALLDPLASRLRATRIPNAVVALLMLLFLLAAVAGAAAFITNALIDQWPEIVASVVSGLDQLERNVDWSALPGNITGVSDLVAEAGNGLTSGGALTQGLNAAEAVGNFVAGLVLMLVVLFFFFKDGRRIWQGFLDFVPERHQPRVDLVAAQSFWTVGAFFRAQILVALVDAIFIGLGLWLLGVPLVLPLAVLVFIGGLFPIVGAFLSGSVAVVVALADRGPLIALLVLGVVLLVQQLEGHVLQPFIQGRTISLHPLVIIFSVTAGAVLMGILGAFLAVPVAAVIARLVDNLRGRPPAIGPGSAKRLVAQKRRGDAEDHSPSEGAEGMPGAAFEPGPDHPKGPRP
- a CDS encoding sensor histidine kinase, with translation MQARDDERLSATTGVVGTLAVGLFALVAGATGDAAPPGAAWWTAYLLYLLVFAVASGIVVPQPRWLPDPAVVAALLVLGLTTWFLDPDLGWTAVLLVVTAAAAAYALTRAAVVAVIAVQTVGIAAGSAVAGVEASANVLITMIYACFMAFAALTVLATRREAAARADLAAAHADLRAATALLGASSREAERLRISRDLHDVVGHRLTALALELEVAAHRATGPAAEHVTRARTIAKDLLADVRVTVGGLREAPGGLETILRELVTDLPGLAVDLEVDEQVPVGERQAVAVVRCVQEIVTNTLRHAKAGYLEIAVVADETGVAVTARDDGRGTAQLRPGHGLVGMTERIEQLGGQLTLDPGPGRGFGVTARIPAT
- a CDS encoding response regulator produces the protein MIKVAVVDDQTLVRQGIRSLLALSAAVEIVGEGGDGDEALELLDTHEVDVLLLDLRMPGRDGIATLEALRERGSTVPVLVLTTFDDDELALRALRAGARGYLLKDVTLEQLIGAIETLAAGGTLLQPALTERLLRAVASRGPQVGGFDRPEPLTARELDVLRLVAAGYSNREVAEALYLAPGTVKNHVTAVLLKLGVRDRTRAVLRALELGLLEGPARQG
- a CDS encoding head GIN domain-containing protein, with product MRRNLRIGLAAGLTGGAAVLTACSAGIDAGPATSEERDVAGATAVVLATAGDLIIRQGETTGLTVTAGENILDQLSSDVRDGVLELGATGSRILGFGDVRYELVLPEVHAVTVTGSGDVEAGVETGTALELRSSGSGSISFHDVAVDDLTVEVTGSGTVRADGRAGTQRARITGSGDYAGEDLTSDSATVEVAGSGSADVAVDGTLDARVSGSGDITYTGDAQVNSQVSGSGSVSRR
- a CDS encoding ABC transporter ATP-binding protein translates to MTVIEMTGITKSYGDVRALDTLDLVVARGEIVALLGPNGAGKTTAFEVLLGLVRPTAGHVRVLGAEPGTLPGRIGAMLQAAGLPEQVTVRELVRLIGRSYPRALPVAEVLHRTSLTTRAGRTVTALSGGERQRLLLALALVGAPELLLLDEPTAAMDVASRRSFWRQARASVADGATVLFATHDLTEAEAVADRVVVLAGGRVRADAPPAQLTGERDIEDVFLALTEEISTAHEGADR